In one window of Hevea brasiliensis isolate MT/VB/25A 57/8 chromosome 10, ASM3005281v1, whole genome shotgun sequence DNA:
- the LOC131169575 gene encoding anthocyanidin 3-O-glucosyltransferase 1-like, giving the protein MEKAQLVFVPASGMGHLVSALEVAKLLLTRCHQLSITVLVLNHSSVSSKVHNYVELQKASSSTISNRLRFIDLPKDETKLFNFSSFIERQKPHVKEAGLKITQSESSVDSPQLKIRDEENFNPIEFRGSTAELPVPTLVNPFPARIMPSAMLSKEWLPPILDNTRRFVEAKGIIVNTFLELESHAIESLKCLLFTLLDPFWMWGWMKETLTKKSCNGLMISLLHLCCSFLCFGSNEGLMRIK; this is encoded by the exons ATGGAGAAAGCACAGCTCGTGTTCGTCCCCGCCTCTGGTATGGGTCACCTTGTATCGGCGTTGGAAGTAGCAAAGCTTCTTCTTACCCGGTGTCACCAGCTCTCCATCACTGTCCTTGTCCTCAATCATTCTTCTGTCAGCTCAAAAGTTCATAACTATGTTGAATTGCAGAAAGCTTCTTCCTCCACTATATCCAATCGTCTTCGATTCATTGATCTGCCCAAAGACGagactaaattgtttaatttttcttctttcattgAGAGACAGAAACCCCATGTCAAAGAAGCTGGGTTGAAGATCACTCAGTCCGAGTCAAGCGTTGACTCTCCTCAGCTG AAGATTcgtgatgaagaaaattttaacCCCATTGAGTTCAGGGGCTCAACTGCTGAGTTACCAGTCCCGACTTTGGTAAACCCTTTTCCTGCTAGGATTATGCCTTCTGCGATGTTGAGCAAAGAGTGGCTTCCTCCTATACTTGACAACACAAGAAGGTTTGTAGAAGCTAAAGGTATTATAGTAAATACGTTCTTAGAGCTGGAATCACATGCGATTGAATCATTGAAATGCCTCCTGTTTACCCTGTTGGACCCATTTTGGATGTGGGGTTGGATGAAAGAAACACTCACCAAGAAATCATGCAATGGCTTGATGATCAGCCTCCTTCATCTGTGTTGTTCTTTCTTGTGCTTTGGGAGCAACGAAGGTTTGATGAGGATCAAGTGA
- the LOC131169576 gene encoding anthocyanidin 3-O-glucosyltransferase 1-like: MHGGYRFLWSLSQPPPSGLLATPSDYEDPQEILPEGFFHQTSGIGKVIGRVGSTSGCLGSFSNRRIFSHCGWNSVLESIWFGVPIATWPMYAEQQFNAFEMVIDLGLAVDIRMDYRNDGGVIAYSNEIERGIKCLMEHDNEKRKKVKEMSERSRMALMNG, from the coding sequence ATGCATGGTGGTTATCGATTCTTGTGGTCCCTAAGCCAACCACCACCTTCTGGTCTTTTAGCAACTCCTAGTGATTATGAAGATCCACAAGAAATCTTGCCCGAAGGATTCTTCCATCAAACGTCTGGGATTGGGAAGGTGATCGGTAGAGTGGGCTCCACAAGCGGCTGCCTTGGCTCATTCAGCAATAGGAGGATTTTTTCACATTGTGGATGGAATTCTGTGCTAGAGAGCATATGGTTTGGAGTCCCAATTGCCACGTGGCCAATGTATGCAGAGCAACAGTTTAATGCCTTTGAAATGGTGATAGATTTGGGATTAGCGGTGGACATTAGAATGGACTATAGGAATGACGGTGGAGTAATTGCGTATAGCAATGAAATAGAGAGAGGAATAAAGTGTTTGATGGAGCATGATAATgagaaaaggaagaaagtgaaggagaTGAGTGAGAGGAGTAGAATGGCCTTAATGAATGGTTGA
- the LOC110658724 gene encoding LOW QUALITY PROTEIN: anthocyanidin 3-O-glucosyltransferase 2 (The sequence of the model RefSeq protein was modified relative to this genomic sequence to represent the inferred CDS: inserted 1 base in 1 codon), with the protein MEKAQLVFVLAPAMGHLVSAVEVARLLLNRHDLLSITVLVLNHSSVNSGVRNYVESQRASSSTISNSLRFIDLPKDEHESFSFSSLAERQKPHVKEAVLKITQSESSIDSPQLAGFVIDMFYTPMIDVANEFGVPSYIFFTSSAASLGFMLYVQKIHDEEKFDPAEFKDSDSELPVPSLVNPLPARVMPSXMLSKKQLPPLLENARRYGEAKGIIVNTFLELESHAIESFKIPPIYPVGPILDVRSDGRSNHQEIMQWLDDQPLSSVVFLCFGSMGSFGEDQVKEIACALEHSGYRFLWSLRRPPPPGLLVSPSDYEDPQEVLPKGFLDRTTKIGRVMGWAPQVAVLAHPAIGGFVSHCGWNSVLESIWFGVPIATWPMYAEQQFNAFEMVIELGLAVEIKMDYRNDSGIIVNCDEIERGIKCLMEHDSKKRKKVKEMSERSRMALMDGGSSHFYLGNLITDVMDNLG; encoded by the exons ATGGAGAAAGCACAGCTTGTGTTCGTCCTAGCCCCTGCTATGGGCCACCTTGTATCGGCAGTGGAAGTAGCAAGGCTTCTTCTTAACCGTCATGACTTGCTTTCCATCACTGTCCTTGTCCTCAATCATTCTTCTGTCAACTCCGGAGTTCGTAACTACGTTGAGTCGCAAAGAGCTTCCTCTTCCACTATATCCAATAGTCTTCGATTCATTGACCTGCCCAAAGACGAGCATGAATCATTTAGTTTCTCTTCTCTCGCTGAGAGACAGAAACCCCATGTCAAAGAAGCTGTGTTGAAGATCACTCAGTCCGAGTCAAGCATCGACTCGCCTCAGCTGGCAGGTTTTGTTATTGATATGTTCTACACGCCAATGATAGATGTGGCCAATGAATTTGGTGTTCCGTCTTACATTTTCTTTACGTCGAGTGCAGCTTCTCTTGGTTTCATGCTTTATGTGCAGAAGATTCATGATGAAGAGAAATTTGATCCCGCTGAGTTCAAGGACTCAGATTCTGAGTTACCAGTGCCGAGTCTGGTAAACCCACTTCCTGCTAGGGTTATGCCTT CAATGTTGAGCAAAAAGCAGCTTCCTCCTTTACTGGAAAATGCAAGAAGGTATGGAGAAGCTAAGGGTATTATAGTAAATACGTTCTTGGAGCTAGAATCCCATGCGATTGAGTCTTTCAAAATACCTCCTATTTATCCTGTAGGACCCATTTTGGATGTAAGGTCGGATGGAAGAAGCAATCACCAAGAAATCATGCAATGGCTTGATGATCAACCTCTGTCATCAGTTGTATTCCTATGCTTTGGGAGTATGGGAAGTTTTGGTGAGGATCAAGTGAAAGAGATAGCCTGCGCATTAGAGCATAGTGGTTATCGATTCTTGTGGTCCCTACGCCGACCACCGCCTCCGGGTCTCCTGGTATCTCCCAGTGACTATGAGGATCCACAAGAAGTCTTGCCTAAAGGTTTCTTGGATCGAACAACCAAGATTGGAAGGGTGATGGGGTGGGCTCCACAAGTGGCTGTCTTGGCCCATCCAGCCATAGGAGGATTTGTTTCACATTGTGGATGGAATTCTGTGCTAGAAAGCATATGGTTTGGTGTCCCAATTGCCACGTGGCCAATGTATGCAGAGCAACAGTTTAATGCATTTGAAATGGTGATTGAATTGGGATTAGCAGTGGAAATTAAAATGGATTATAGGAATGACAGTGGAATAATTGTGAATTGCGATGAAATAGAGAGAGGCATAAAATGTTTGATGGAGCatgatagtaagaaaagaaagaaggtgAAGGAGATGAGTGAGAGGAGTAGAATGGCCTTAATGGATGGTGGATCTTCACACTTTTATTTAGGTAATCTAATCACAGATGTGATGGATAATTTAGGATAA